The Hevea brasiliensis isolate MT/VB/25A 57/8 chromosome 9, ASM3005281v1, whole genome shotgun sequence nucleotide sequence tattttatgtctattttcatcccaaattggtggcatatctattgggcttgtaaaatttgagttttggtccttcaaagtgggtttggtcatgctgccagcagcatgaccatttacctccgatttaacttagtttcctatcattcccacacaagatatttggtcataattgaccattatttcacttcacagtaggtccaacatgccatttatgcatttctccaaattttggttcacaaaccctagcattcaaaaccctaactcatcactttcatgcatttaactacttctaatggttttaatgttaatcatttaactaagtaaggtttctaaactcattcaattgcatcatattcatgcaaaccatactcctctcaagctgcccaaaaattcagtttgttcttccccatatttttatttcattttaacacattacaagctaattcaacaactaatgatgcatttaaatggaaaaataaagagtttaatatactaacctttctcaaagcttcaaaaccctatcttaactcttctttcttcttgtaatctccttcttaagttgcaataacaagttctagggaggtttttaagggagttattaaggttgagtggaggaataAAGCTTGAGTACAAGCTTTAATGAAAGATGGGCAatggtgaaatgaagaagaaagtggggcggcaaggaagatggaaaatgaggtttttaattttttttttctttctgttttcttttatgtttatccccctttttgaagaccaaaattcccaatttaataattcacttaattaatttatttatgacatcattcatgatgtcatcaactttgacttttccatcttctttcttttttttttctatttatttttttctattagttctttaatttaattctcgatttcgaaattttcttttctctgattttatttgtgattaagtCGAGAGTCACtctcggtcaattgaccaaattgcctcgccagttcatcccgatttgcaaataatccaatatttcttaggctcacgacctaattatttgactgacttaacagttctttttcgtgattttctcttttccactgtgttcataagggtcctaaggaccgcagcgtcactttttacgattcgaaatttgagtttaaaatgacttcgcagtcgttcccgaggaggtcactcatcgctgtgactatcggctcgtttaacctcttttgttctgtttttcttatttatagttaactaattaaacattactaattatttgtgtttatagcttttcaaattgtcttaagtgtggccctaatcctattaattgtccggaccgacaccggtcaccggaacagcgaaatataccaggctataccaataggggtgttacaggtatcctcacccttatctagtgcaattatactatcaaaactcacctttatgtactcgtgcctagcaccagataggcacaacacttagacccatactgatagaaatatagtgtttcttggagAACATAATTCCATggtagacctcaacatgtctgctaactctgtttcacacttctatgtacttcacaaaactatggtgctaaactgaagcactcttatattaaccgaggaataacgcagaatctagaaacgaagaattacagaaaaaaaaagaaacaaaatcctatactccgcatgtgacaactctaagtgcacactttcccatgaatctaaagcctaagctctaaCACtacttttgtcacgacccaacctatgggccagaccggcactaggacctaggcgaGCCTAAAgcacccgaggcccgtagtaagtctaattattcctcaatccaactctaaggcccatttgggcccaatttcaagaattcaaccggacagagtccgactatAACATGGACCATTCAATGAGGAGTTTTTGACCGCttgacctataaacacaatatataataaattggagagctcaactcaccctccacataatcaaaatgtcataactcaaataagagctcagctccctcatccaatcccatcatgcatacaattaataattttacaagtctaatataacttttataatacaggcccaaaatgaaaataagtgcttctaacacatgcggagtctaaaatttaactcaattgtataaaatacattaaatactattaatggacctgcaaAGAAGAAGaacaggttagccacaacaaataatcctcctatagcctggaaaaatagatgaacaagagtgagcattcaattcagagagtaaaataccaattttgatcataatctctataactatctaaagttaatgcaccctatggagtgaaatgcaacatcgtcataattttcatatcataacagcaaaaaggcaatttggagcactcacacacccaacactgtcaagcaatatatatatgggagttgatcccctatacagctctcttaatccaacctctgccagcgagtgtctctcaagccggactttcgcttaataaaccaaatgcagggtcccaacaagtgtctctcaagccgtgtctaccctgaaggatcgggtcctagcgagtgtctctcaagccgtgtccacccgtcctgtccatatctaaTACCATACACACGCactccacacacacacacactgctccaaattaccacaaacaacatccatggcacttcaacaattatgaatgcaatataaaatgtacctagtgtttaactacatagatacatatttataagtaatgcatgagcatgcttgaacatataataatatcaaaattacaattaaaattaatattttactcacaaacttgaactgAGGTCACTGCAACGGCTGGGAAgaggaggaaggttgtcccgactcacctgacaatttcattgcaattatttaatacatttgtcagaatacaagtttagaaaagaccaaagacaccctaagttatgccgaaaatccggcagaatctctCCTATACTTATGACCTACCTAACCTAtgaaatggttcaaataacacttctaaactcaacatatatctcatcatcattatatgaccccttctgggccctccaaaccaagcaataatcacaacatcagacaactcaattataagactttaaaactaatatttttcaaaaattatccaaactaattttaaaaattctataaacctgctCCGCGGtcattaacaatattataaggctattgcaataggaatcgtaattttcttatcatccacgaatattttataaattttattctaacccagtacaaggcaaaaattgagtaatataGAGTTTAAGTTTACCTATGCAaaatctgacaactggaacaCGTCCAGATCGTCTAAAaaaggtggggtagcctataatcttgacccagTTCTGAAATAGTTCCAGTAGGttatctgctcggcccgaaattgTAGATCCGGACGACGATCAAATTTCTACaaaatgaaagtacatacgcgaagtccacaataccagagttagaataaaaataaatatataaaataattatttgaaaattagagaTGTTACAGGACTCTAGTAATTATGACATATATGATAAAATTTCAAATTATGTATATCATAATTAGGGCATATAGGGTTTTAAATTAGGACATGTATAGTACTTATGGTACTCATACCATTAGAATTAGGAAATATATGCTAAACTTTCAAATTAGGGTATATATAATACTTATGATActcatattattaaaattaaaaattatttggaTCGTACATGAGCCAAAGCATACTTTAGGAGTTAAAAAGAATTACCAGCAtattttacattaatatcaattatttttgaataaaataaaaattggcCATCACCAATAGGCTCGTTGTTttctataaaaaattattaaaaaatatactattaaatatcataatattaaaataaaattataatcagATACTACATatattgaaataataaatatgtattgtcattattattattattataagaatattaatatttacttgataataatttttatgcattatgttaaaatatttttcataaaaataaacaaGCAGCATAAGTATAtataataaaaacatatttatcACAAAATGTATTGATAAAATTTTAGAGCAAATAACGGTAATtgaaattttaactttttaatgtatatgtcttttAAGACTTTTTATCATAATagtcaagaaaaataaaaaatagtagCAAAAACTCTTAGATTTACAtgtattttttctaatttttattttaataaaataaaaaattttaaaaaattaaaatgaatataaAACTTTTTTAGtgataaaaaatataaaacttcTTTAGTGATAAAAATGTAAAAAGTAGTAATTTGTATTGgaatttgtattttgtattgaaACTTATGATCCTTTAAAGCTAATATAAATGCACAAGAGAGAATTCAAACACcaaatttaaattctgcatattattttgagaaaatttattaaaaaataataatgtaaaaatttttttttttttaatataaagttACAAAGTTATCTCTATTGATCCACGTTAAATATAAATCTACTTAATTCATATAGCATCACtctttattaaaacttttttttaaaatatttttcaactTAGCCTAAATTGGTTGAAAATGAAactaaaattgaatttaaatcaaTTGGATTTagtaaattcaatttgatttaaaatcattttttattagaaaaataaaaattttaactactaAATTTTTACAGAGTTAAAGTCAAACTGAAATTGAGGGAATCTTATGAGATGTTCAATAAGTTAGATAGGCATGAATTTCAGAGTTTGCGTGAGCTTTAAACTTAATTTGTAGAATTACATGAGCCAAATAGGAGAACAATCAGATACCTTATAAACTATACAATCAAATTCAGCTGTAATCACTCGCATCCTTCAGGGATGGACTCCAGCTTTGGCTTCCAATTTCTTGGAGAATCAAGAGAAAAACTTGTCTTCTCGAGTCTCGAAAGAACCAGCTCTTCAACAGAAACCTGCTCTGTAAGTAACTGCTTAAGCTGTTGCTTTGTAATAACCACTTTGATCCTCTTGACACCACCTGCTGTCTGAGCAGAAGAAATCGTTTCAACTGATCTCAGAGATGGCAGAATGTAGTAAACTTGGCCCAACTTAAGCTCATAATCAAGTGGGAGATGCTCTGCAGCTTCCTTTGATAGACCAATACCTGACCCAGAAAAGTTCACCAACACATCCTTCACAAGAACTGGAGAGCTGAATTCTAACGTCTTCCCATCTGTCTTCACAACCTGAAGAACTTTGCCTCGAGGAACTTTGATGGGTCTACAAGAAGCTAAACAATTACCCATTTTTTCTGAGAAAAGAGAGAGATTAGTAAGGAATGAAGAGAGGATTAAGatgtttatttatatatttatggtCAAGAAAAGATGGGTTTGGTCCGTGCTTTTGAGTGGAGGAGTAGAAAGCTATCTTTATGTGGAGAAAGAAATGGCAAATTGAATTTGGGAACACAAAAAGAGAAGCAAAGGCAGCTAAATAATATTGGCTTTCTGGAAAGAAAGCAAATGGAAGAGAAATTTTTCCACACGCATACAGAGAAAGGTTGGTTTAATGGATGGTGGCGCGTTAttacgctctctctctctctttctccctctCCCTTAAAGATGCATCTACTCTTGTGTCTATTTATCTGTGGAGAAATTAGAATGAATGCTTCAAATACATAAATGCTGCACAAGTGGCATAAGCCTACTGGTGTGACTCTACTTTAATGactttttttttataagattCAGCGTGACGAATGGATCATTATTAAAATCATGGTAATTTTAATAAGATATTTATTctcatataaatttaatatatacacTCTCCATAAATGATATGAGACATCAAAGTATTAGTCTACTGGGCTAATTGAACACTACATCATATCATCGCAAcccatagattttttttttctatcaagAAGATAAACAACACTCACGTAATGAATTCAGTGCTGAGAATGGATTATTATCAAAATCATAACAATTTTAATAGGATCTTTGTTTTCATATAAACTCAACACAAAAATACTCTCTACAAACGATACGGAACACCAAAGCGCCTACTTTAATGACTTAAAAAAGAGTGGAAAATGACCGATCAAAACCTCCATTGGTATGGTTTGGGAAAATTTTAGTTATAATGGTGGGATGGCAGTTGGGTGTGCGGTAGGCTTTCTATGGATATTGATATCTTGAATTGAGTTGAAAATTTGTACCcaattaaattgattaaaaatgaaaatgaaaattatcttaatattttaattcaattttaattagatatttataaaaattatttaatttaaacttaaatttaattaaaaattttagtatttaataattttaataaaataaaaatttatttaattcaataattaaaagtatattattaatcttaaaaaataaaatccgGGTCCCATTGCTCTTATTAAGatgtttatttatatatttatgtaaGAGTAAATCAAGAAAAAATGGGATTGGTTTGGGATTTGAGTGGAGAAAGAAATGGCAAATTGAAATTAGGAAACACAAAAAGAGAGGCAGCTACATAAAATAAAAGCAACACAAATTTGTCAAACACGCATGCAGAAAGAGTTCAGTTAACGGATGGTGGCGCGTTAATGCACtctcccctttccctctcttacTCTTCCTTAAAGTTAACGGAAAAACTACAATTTAAGTCTTGTTTGGTTAAATTAATTTAGCTagaaaattttaagttttcagagtaatttttattttcactttttattaATACACTTTTACttcttaaaaatttaatataccaACCACTATATTCAAA carries:
- the LOC110664396 gene encoding uncharacterized protein LOC110664396 gives rise to the protein MGNCLASCRPIKVPRGKVLQVVKTDGKTLEFSSPVLVKDVLVNFSGSGIGLSKEAAEHLPLDYELKLGQVYYILPSLRSVETISSAQTAGGVKRIKVVITKQQLKQLLTEQVSVEELVLSRLEKTSFSLDSPRNWKPKLESIPEGCE